A single region of the Lycium barbarum isolate Lr01 chromosome 2, ASM1917538v2, whole genome shotgun sequence genome encodes:
- the LOC132626363 gene encoding NAD(H) kinase 1 isoform X3 → MFLGWGNASVLPLENGFNDSLSMLNSEKAVEELIQQPLLHGIDDHLIEFAEALRTVAKALRQAAEGKASAQAEASEWKRKYELEKSRNLQLEKRAIPSEKHLDENGRVVHLTNKPVLSDGAAEKSDRCCGEHGICSHQVLRDGEHDHDASVVPNKMIRKNELRHVIIYWFGDKIFPSCASFKLSWCCKGEKSDQKKHDIVSFEKGNITTAERSSKQISLKWESPPQTVLILTKPNSTAVRMLCSELVRWLKEQKSLNIFVEPRVHTELLTESSYYQFVQTWENDKEILFLHTKVDLVVTLGGDGTVLWAASMFKGPVPPVVPFSLGSLGFMTPFYSEHYKECLDSVLRGPISITLRHRLQCHVIRASAKSDLDSEEPILVLNEVTIDRGISSFLTNLECYCDNSFVTCVQGDGLILSTTSGSTAYSLAAGGSMVHPQVPAILFTPICPHSLSFRPLILPEHVTVRVQVPFNSRGHAWASFDGKDRKKLAPGDALVCSMATWPVPTACQADSTGDFLRSIHEGLHWNLRKTQQAFDSPRET, encoded by the exons ATGTTTTTGGGTTGG GGAAATGCCAGTGTTTTGCCACTGGAGAATGGCTTTAATGATTCACTCTCTATGTTGAATTCTGAGAAGGCTGTAGAAGAACTTATTCAACAGCCTCTTCTTCACGGGATTGATGATCATCTTATTGAGTTTGCCGAGGCTTTGAGAA CTGTCGCAAAGGCACTAAGACAAGCTGCTGAAGGGAAGGCTTCTGCACAAGCTGAGGCTTCTGAATGGAAACGGAAATATGAGTTGGAGAAGTCACGTAATTTGCAGTTAGAGAAAAGAG CAATTCCATCAGAGAAGCATTTGGATGAGAATGGGCGAGTAGTACACTTGACAAACAAACCTGTATTATCAGATGGTGCTGCAGAGAAATCCGACAGGTGTTGTGGGGAGCATGGAATTTGCTCTCATCAGGTTCTTCGTGATGGAGAGCATGATCATGATGCCAGTGTTGTTCCAAACAAGATGATCAGAAAG AATGAACTTCGGCATGTTATCATATACTGGTTCGGAGACAAGATCTTTCCTTCCTGT GCATCATTCAAGTTGTCATGGTGTTGCAAAGGTGAGAAAAGTGATCAGAAAAAACACGATATTGTCTCTTTTGAAAAGGGAAACATAACAACTGCAGAACGCAGCAGTAAACAG atttctttgaAGTGGGAATCTCCCCCACAAACAGTGCTTATATTGACAAAGCCAAATTCAACTGCTGTTAGAATGCTTTGTTCAGAATTGGTCAG ATGGCTAAAAGAGCAGAAAAGCTTAAACATTTTTGTTGAACCACGGGTGCACACTGAACTTCTAACAGAGTCGTCATATTACCAGTTTGTACAAACTTGGGAAAATG ACAAGGAAATTCTGTTTCTCCACACAAAGGTTGATCTTGTTGTAACTCTCGGTGGGGATGGAACCGTCCTTTGG GCAGCGTCGATGTTCAAAGGTCCAGTTCCTCCGGTTGTCCCATTTTCTTTAGGTTCTCTTGGCTTCATGACCCCATTTT ATAGTGAGCATTACAAGGAATGTCTTGATTCAGTTCTTCGTGGTCCCATAAGCATCACACTGAGGCATCGTCTCCAGTGTCACGTGATTAGAGCTTCAGCTAAAAGTGATCTGGATAGTGAAGAGCCCATACTTGTTCTCAACGAAGTCACAATTGACCGTGGGATTTCATCATTTCTAACAAATCTAGAATGCTATTGCGATAATTCTTTTGTTACATGCGTACAAGGAGATGGTTTAATTTTATCGACAACATCTGGAAGCACTGCATATTCTCTTGCAGCTGGAGGGTCAATGGTCCATCCTCAG GTTCCCGCCATCCTCTTTACACCTATCTGCCCACATTCTTTATCCTTTCGTCCGCTCATTTTGCCTGAGCATGTGACAGTCCGAGTACAAGTACCATTCAACAGTAGAGGTCATGCATGGGCATCATTTGATGGGAAGGACCGGAAAAAGTTAGCACCAGGGGATGCCCTTGTTTGTAGCATGGCCACTTGGCCGGTGCCAACTGCATGTCAAGCTGATTCTACCGGTGACTTTTTACGTAGCATACATGAAGGTCTTCACTGGAATTTGAGGAAGACGCAGCAGGCTTTTGATAGTCCCCGAGAGACATGA
- the LOC132626363 gene encoding NAD(H) kinase 1 isoform X4, with amino-acid sequence MLWYQSQTVVILFFHRQGNASVLPLENGFNDSLSMLNSEKAVEELIQQPLLHGIDDHLIEFAEALRTVAKALRQAAEGKASAQAEASEWKRKYELEKSRNLQLEKRAIPSEKHLDENGRVVHLTNKPVLSDGAAEKSDRCCGEHGICSHQVLRDGEHDHDASVVPNKMIRKASFKLSWCCKGEKSDQKKHDIVSFEKGNITTAERSSKQISLKWESPPQTVLILTKPNSTAVRMLCSELVRWLKEQKSLNIFVEPRVHTELLTESSYYQFVQTWENDKEILFLHTKVDLVVTLGGDGTVLWAASMFKGPVPPVVPFSLGSLGFMTPFYSEHYKECLDSVLRGPISITLRHRLQCHVIRASAKSDLDSEEPILVLNEVTIDRGISSFLTNLECYCDNSFVTCVQGDGLILSTTSGSTAYSLAAGGSMVHPQVPAILFTPICPHSLSFRPLILPEHVTVRVQVPFNSRGHAWASFDGKDRKKLAPGDALVCSMATWPVPTACQADSTGDFLRSIHEGLHWNLRKTQQAFDSPRET; translated from the exons ATGCTCTGGTATCAGAGTCAAACTGTAGTCATCCTGTTTTTTCATCGGCAA GGAAATGCCAGTGTTTTGCCACTGGAGAATGGCTTTAATGATTCACTCTCTATGTTGAATTCTGAGAAGGCTGTAGAAGAACTTATTCAACAGCCTCTTCTTCACGGGATTGATGATCATCTTATTGAGTTTGCCGAGGCTTTGAGAA CTGTCGCAAAGGCACTAAGACAAGCTGCTGAAGGGAAGGCTTCTGCACAAGCTGAGGCTTCTGAATGGAAACGGAAATATGAGTTGGAGAAGTCACGTAATTTGCAGTTAGAGAAAAGAG CAATTCCATCAGAGAAGCATTTGGATGAGAATGGGCGAGTAGTACACTTGACAAACAAACCTGTATTATCAGATGGTGCTGCAGAGAAATCCGACAGGTGTTGTGGGGAGCATGGAATTTGCTCTCATCAGGTTCTTCGTGATGGAGAGCATGATCATGATGCCAGTGTTGTTCCAAACAAGATGATCAGAAAG GCATCATTCAAGTTGTCATGGTGTTGCAAAGGTGAGAAAAGTGATCAGAAAAAACACGATATTGTCTCTTTTGAAAAGGGAAACATAACAACTGCAGAACGCAGCAGTAAACAG atttctttgaAGTGGGAATCTCCCCCACAAACAGTGCTTATATTGACAAAGCCAAATTCAACTGCTGTTAGAATGCTTTGTTCAGAATTGGTCAG ATGGCTAAAAGAGCAGAAAAGCTTAAACATTTTTGTTGAACCACGGGTGCACACTGAACTTCTAACAGAGTCGTCATATTACCAGTTTGTACAAACTTGGGAAAATG ACAAGGAAATTCTGTTTCTCCACACAAAGGTTGATCTTGTTGTAACTCTCGGTGGGGATGGAACCGTCCTTTGG GCAGCGTCGATGTTCAAAGGTCCAGTTCCTCCGGTTGTCCCATTTTCTTTAGGTTCTCTTGGCTTCATGACCCCATTTT ATAGTGAGCATTACAAGGAATGTCTTGATTCAGTTCTTCGTGGTCCCATAAGCATCACACTGAGGCATCGTCTCCAGTGTCACGTGATTAGAGCTTCAGCTAAAAGTGATCTGGATAGTGAAGAGCCCATACTTGTTCTCAACGAAGTCACAATTGACCGTGGGATTTCATCATTTCTAACAAATCTAGAATGCTATTGCGATAATTCTTTTGTTACATGCGTACAAGGAGATGGTTTAATTTTATCGACAACATCTGGAAGCACTGCATATTCTCTTGCAGCTGGAGGGTCAATGGTCCATCCTCAG GTTCCCGCCATCCTCTTTACACCTATCTGCCCACATTCTTTATCCTTTCGTCCGCTCATTTTGCCTGAGCATGTGACAGTCCGAGTACAAGTACCATTCAACAGTAGAGGTCATGCATGGGCATCATTTGATGGGAAGGACCGGAAAAAGTTAGCACCAGGGGATGCCCTTGTTTGTAGCATGGCCACTTGGCCGGTGCCAACTGCATGTCAAGCTGATTCTACCGGTGACTTTTTACGTAGCATACATGAAGGTCTTCACTGGAATTTGAGGAAGACGCAGCAGGCTTTTGATAGTCCCCGAGAGACATGA